CGCCCGAGAGCCCCGAGCGGCATCGACCCCCGCGTCCAGGTTGGGGCCGCCTCGCAACCAGTCTGTCGGCCGGTGTTTCGGCCAAGAACAACAGTACCCGCCAGAGCGGGTACGGGGGAACCACGTTGAGCGTTGCGGCTATCGGCGTGATTGGGAGTTCCCACCACGCCCGATCCGCCGATGGTGCCTCAGGCCGAGAAGCTCGAGCCGCAGCCGCAGGTGGCCGTCGCGTTGGGGTTCTGGAAGACGAAGCCCCGGCTCATGATCTCGTCCTTGAAGTCGACGATCGTGCCGTGCAGGTAGAGCAGGCTCTTGGGGTCGCACACCACGCGGATGCCATGCTGCTCCATGACCTCGTCGGTGTCGCGGACGGCTTCGGTCAGGTCGAGGATGTAGTTGAAGCCCGAGCAGCCCCCGCCCTTCACGCCGACGCGCAGGTGCACCTTGGCGGCGTCCAGTTCCTGCTCCTCGACGATCCGTTGGATCTCGGCGGCGGCCTTCTCGGTGATCTGGACGGCGTTGGTGTCGGCCTGGCTGGGGTTGGCGGAAGTGGCGGTCATGGGTGCTCCTGCGATGCGTTCGGCGATTCGTGGCTTCTCCGAGGAGTATAACGGCTCCTGGGCCCGATCTGTTCAGCCAATGAGCGGGGATGTCCCGGTTTCCCGCCCGATCGGGCCCGCCCGGGCC
This Phycisphaerales bacterium DNA region includes the following protein-coding sequences:
- the erpA gene encoding iron-sulfur cluster insertion protein ErpA gives rise to the protein MTATSANPSQADTNAVQITEKAAAEIQRIVEEQELDAAKVHLRVGVKGGGCSGFNYILDLTEAVRDTDEVMEQHGIRVVCDPKSLLYLHGTIVDFKDEIMSRGFVFQNPNATATCGCGSSFSA